The Elusimicrobiota bacterium genome includes a region encoding these proteins:
- a CDS encoding glycosyltransferase family 2 protein, which produces MAAPRVSVVIPAWNAASFIEKTLSTVAAQTFPDAEVIVVDDGSTDATQETVERCLEKLKLRGRCIRQENKKIAGARNTGIRAAEADLISFLDHDDLWFPEKLSRCVAQFELHPETDLVCHQENVVKDGKFLHVTRNGPWVEDMYESLLFDGNALSPSAVTVRKAKLFEAGLFREDPEFNTVEDYDLWMRLAKVCRMRFLDEVLGEYQLVERGASNKIVYHNTNLEHLLRDHFKGVPDAEGRKRRRLGVMCRSAARLLMAQGDLATAGGYARRAVAESPWDWKNPATLALWALKRLRA; this is translated from the coding sequence ATGGCCGCGCCGAGGGTCAGCGTCGTCATCCCGGCCTGGAACGCCGCTTCCTTCATCGAGAAGACGCTCTCCACCGTCGCGGCCCAGACGTTCCCCGACGCCGAGGTCATCGTCGTCGACGACGGCTCGACCGACGCGACCCAGGAGACCGTCGAGCGCTGCCTCGAGAAGCTCAAGCTGCGGGGACGCTGCATCCGGCAGGAGAACAAGAAGATCGCGGGCGCGCGCAACACGGGGATCCGCGCCGCCGAGGCCGACCTCATCTCCTTCCTCGACCACGACGACCTGTGGTTCCCGGAGAAGCTGTCGAGGTGCGTCGCGCAGTTCGAGCTCCATCCGGAGACGGACCTCGTCTGCCATCAGGAGAACGTGGTCAAGGACGGGAAGTTCCTGCATGTCACGCGCAACGGCCCGTGGGTCGAGGACATGTACGAGAGCCTCCTGTTCGACGGGAACGCGCTGTCGCCGTCGGCCGTCACGGTCAGGAAGGCGAAGCTGTTCGAGGCCGGGCTTTTCCGCGAGGACCCCGAGTTCAACACCGTCGAGGACTACGACCTGTGGATGCGCCTGGCCAAGGTCTGCCGCATGCGCTTCCTCGACGAGGTCCTGGGCGAGTACCAGCTCGTCGAGCGCGGCGCATCCAACAAGATCGTCTATCACAACACGAACCTCGAGCACCTCCTGCGCGACCACTTCAAGGGCGTCCCGGACGCCGAGGGCCGCAAGCGCCGGCGCCTCGGCGTCATGTGCCGCTCGGCCGCGCGCCTGCTGATGGCCCAGGGAGACCTCGCGACGGCGGGCGGCTACGCGCGCCGCGCCGTCGCCGAATCGCCCTGGGACTGGAAGAACCCCGCCACCTTGGCGCTGTGGGCGCTCAAGCGCCTGAGGGCCTGA
- a CDS encoding acyltransferase has product MGDGCYIGRFAHINAAHGVTIEDRVLIADRVYISDIDHEYRRAPLPVIDQGVVSKGPVRLKTGCWIGAGAVILPGVTVGRGAVVAANAVVTKDVPDFVVAGGVPARVLKEIPHGA; this is encoded by the coding sequence ATCGGGGACGGCTGCTACATCGGGCGCTTCGCCCACATCAACGCGGCGCACGGCGTGACGATCGAGGACCGCGTGCTCATCGCCGACCGCGTCTACATCAGCGACATCGACCACGAGTACCGCCGGGCGCCGCTCCCGGTCATCGACCAGGGCGTCGTCTCCAAGGGCCCGGTCCGGCTCAAGACGGGCTGCTGGATCGGGGCGGGCGCGGTGATCCTGCCGGGCGTGACGGTCGGCCGCGGCGCGGTCGTCGCCGCCAACGCCGTCGTCACCAAGGACGTCCCCGACTTCGTCGTCGCCGGAGGCGTGCCCGCCCGCGTCCTCAAGGAGATCCCTCATGGGGCTTAA
- a CDS encoding SDR family oxidoreductase, giving the protein MPAQDSAQRTILVTGGTGLLGKGMEETAPGSVRLVSVHQRDYRIAGSRAEQLVLDLRDKRAVDALFAERRFDAVVHAAGIASVDFVEKNYAESLESNIVSTLNVTAACRRADIHLVYVSTNAVFDGTKAPYRETDPVNPVNKYGRLKVECERLVQETLKHWTIVRPILMYGWNHAETRANPATWIREKLAKKEPVSLVTDVHENPLFNIQCGRALWAVLEKRPEGIFHLAGADRVDRFQFGVAVAEAFGLDASLLEPVTSGAFPGIARRPPDTTFVVERMARELGVAPMTLREGLAAMAARP; this is encoded by the coding sequence ATGCCCGCACAAGACAGCGCGCAGCGCACCATCCTCGTCACCGGCGGCACCGGCCTCCTCGGCAAGGGCATGGAGGAGACCGCCCCCGGCTCCGTGCGGCTGGTCAGCGTCCACCAGCGCGACTACCGCATCGCGGGCTCCCGGGCGGAGCAGCTCGTCCTCGACCTGCGCGACAAGCGCGCGGTGGACGCCCTGTTCGCCGAGCGCCGCTTCGACGCGGTCGTCCACGCGGCCGGCATCGCCAGCGTCGATTTCGTCGAGAAGAACTACGCCGAGAGCCTCGAGTCCAACATCGTCTCGACCCTGAACGTCACCGCCGCCTGCCGCCGCGCCGACATCCACCTCGTCTACGTCTCGACGAACGCCGTCTTCGACGGCACGAAGGCCCCCTACCGCGAGACCGACCCGGTGAACCCGGTCAACAAGTACGGGCGCCTGAAGGTCGAGTGCGAGCGCCTCGTCCAGGAGACGCTGAAGCACTGGACCATCGTGCGGCCCATATTGATGTACGGCTGGAACCACGCCGAGACGCGCGCCAATCCCGCGACCTGGATCCGGGAGAAGCTCGCGAAGAAGGAGCCGGTGTCCCTCGTGACCGACGTGCACGAGAACCCGCTCTTCAACATCCAGTGCGGGCGCGCGCTGTGGGCCGTGCTCGAGAAGCGCCCCGAGGGCATCTTCCACCTCGCCGGCGCCGACCGCGTCGACCGCTTCCAGTTCGGCGTCGCGGTCGCCGAGGCCTTCGGCCTCGACGCCTCCTTGCTCGAGCCGGTGACCAGCGGCGCCTTCCCGGGCATCGCCCGCCGCCCGCCCGACACGACCTTCGTCGTCGAGCGCATGGCGCGCGAGCTCGGCGTGGCCCCGATGACCTTGCGCGAAGGCCTCGCCGCGATGGCCGCGAGGCCTTAA
- a CDS encoding peptidoglycan bridge formation glycyltransferase FemA/FemB family protein, giving the protein MVTWRVFAGSDAEWDAALAALPGANAFQSSAWARHKADSGWRPARALADGAAAQALSKDLPGGGRLLWARGGPVGEPALWTPALRETLAAAAGGSFTYGRVCSYREADDASDRALRAAGWQRPATPLDRNMTYLLDLTPEPDALLAGLSTNWRHNLKRGQARAEASPWSEPDPVEMEKVYKAMEALKGLPPQHRAGELGSMARALGGSFLLRRAVVDGRTVALRACAVFGTSAVDLLAAATEEARKVYASYACLWSLVLESRRLGAKTYDLGGADPAAAPGVADFKKGLGARLVTTLGEWDFASPPVLRRPAGALIALKLGKSA; this is encoded by the coding sequence ATGGTGACCTGGCGCGTGTTCGCGGGCTCCGACGCGGAGTGGGACGCCGCCCTGGCGGCGCTGCCCGGAGCCAACGCCTTCCAGTCCTCGGCCTGGGCGCGTCACAAGGCCGACTCCGGCTGGCGGCCCGCTCGCGCTTTGGCCGACGGCGCCGCGGCGCAGGCGCTGTCCAAGGACCTTCCCGGCGGAGGGCGCCTCCTGTGGGCCCGCGGCGGCCCGGTCGGCGAGCCCGCGCTCTGGACGCCGGCCCTGCGCGAAACCTTGGCCGCGGCCGCCGGAGGCTCGTTCACCTACGGCCGCGTCTGCTCCTACCGCGAGGCGGACGACGCCTCGGACCGCGCCCTGCGCGCCGCGGGCTGGCAGCGCCCGGCGACGCCGCTCGACCGCAACATGACCTACCTGCTCGACCTGACGCCCGAGCCCGACGCTTTGCTCGCCGGCCTCTCGACCAACTGGCGCCACAACCTCAAGCGGGGCCAGGCGCGCGCCGAGGCTTCGCCCTGGTCCGAGCCCGATCCGGTCGAGATGGAGAAGGTCTACAAGGCCATGGAGGCCCTGAAGGGCCTGCCGCCCCAGCACCGCGCCGGCGAGCTGGGCTCGATGGCGCGCGCGCTCGGCGGCTCCTTCCTCCTGCGCCGCGCCGTCGTCGACGGGCGGACCGTCGCGCTGCGCGCGTGCGCGGTGTTCGGGACCTCGGCGGTCGACCTTCTCGCCGCCGCGACGGAGGAGGCGCGCAAGGTGTACGCCTCCTACGCCTGCCTCTGGTCGTTGGTGCTCGAGTCGCGCCGCCTCGGCGCGAAGACCTACGACCTCGGCGGCGCCGACCCCGCGGCCGCGCCCGGCGTCGCCGACTTCAAGAAAGGCCTCGGCGCGCGCCTCGTCACGACGCTCGGCGAGTGGGACTTCGCGTCGCCGCCCGTCCTGCGCCGCCCCGCGGGCGCGCTGATCGCCTTGAAGCTCGGGAAGAGCGCGTGA
- a CDS encoding DegT/DnrJ/EryC1/StrS aminotransferase family protein, producing the protein MDLASTVYCPPRAKSPWRVEDLFAPAAVRFYGHGRNALVEALRLAGAAGGRVLLPSFVCRDLLSAVAAAGAEPAFYGVRPDLSPDEDQARWPDARAVLAVDFFGWPQDLAPFQAYARRCGAVLIEDAAHALFSRDAAGRLLGTRAPLGLLSLRKSLPLPNGGALVASDPALAARLPAQVPFEPLPGRRPALKAAARPLLALAGALSAHMGLTAMRTLRGDASGHVASDPDSERILPEPAAPCLELGRPLVCADPAIEASRRRALWSLCDGLARRAGLAPVFPSLPDGVVPYGYAFRANDFPAARAVFAAEGLTTLPWPDLPAAVLGSAPEADRTVALVHFLW; encoded by the coding sequence ATGGACCTCGCCTCCACGGTGTACTGCCCGCCGCGCGCCAAGTCGCCCTGGCGCGTCGAGGACCTGTTCGCGCCGGCGGCCGTGCGCTTCTACGGCCACGGCCGCAACGCGCTCGTCGAGGCGCTGAGGCTCGCCGGAGCGGCGGGCGGGCGAGTGCTCCTGCCCTCGTTCGTCTGCCGCGACCTGCTCTCCGCCGTCGCCGCGGCCGGGGCCGAGCCCGCGTTCTACGGCGTGCGTCCCGACCTGTCGCCCGACGAGGACCAGGCGCGCTGGCCCGACGCGCGCGCGGTCCTGGCCGTGGACTTCTTCGGCTGGCCGCAGGACCTCGCGCCGTTTCAGGCCTACGCGCGGCGCTGCGGCGCGGTCCTGATCGAGGACGCCGCCCACGCCCTGTTCTCGCGCGACGCCGCGGGCCGCCTGCTCGGGACCCGCGCGCCGCTCGGCCTGCTCAGCCTGCGCAAGTCCCTGCCCCTGCCCAACGGCGGGGCGCTCGTCGCCTCCGACCCGGCTCTGGCCGCGCGCCTGCCCGCGCAGGTCCCCTTCGAGCCGCTCCCGGGACGCCGGCCCGCGCTCAAGGCCGCGGCGCGCCCGCTTCTCGCCCTCGCCGGCGCCTTGAGCGCGCACATGGGCCTGACCGCGATGAGGACCTTGCGCGGCGACGCCAGCGGACATGTCGCCTCCGACCCGGATTCGGAGCGGATACTGCCCGAGCCAGCGGCGCCCTGCCTCGAGCTGGGACGCCCGCTCGTCTGCGCCGACCCCGCCATCGAGGCGTCGCGCCGCCGCGCCCTCTGGTCCCTGTGCGACGGACTCGCGCGGCGCGCGGGCCTCGCCCCCGTCTTCCCTTCCCTGCCCGACGGCGTCGTGCCGTACGGCTACGCCTTCCGCGCGAATGATTTTCCGGCCGCGCGCGCCGTCTTCGCCGCCGAGGGCCTGACGACCTTGCCCTGGCCCGACCTGCCCGCCGCGGTGCTCGGCTCCGCGCCGGAGGCCGACCGCACCGTCGCCTTGGTCCATTTCCTATGGTGA
- a CDS encoding FkbM family methyltransferase, with product MGLKRALFDAAAGAASSLLGLKRAHRLSCALAELVDPVHEVRVGQSVLRLHCPNELTLSRARTFFEKEPETLEWIDGFAPGETLFDVGANVGLYSLYAAARGARVYAFEPESQNYALLNRNVYLSGQTDRVTALNIALSDRDSLGRISLPRFMPGAALNNFGESLDWKRERYSPAFTQGVVAFSLDSFLARFPEAFPAHLKIDVDGAEIKIVEGAEKTLRDPRLKTLLVEINEDLPEDLAIVERARAAGFSVRHKKHSEMIARSEFRRLYNYVFERGS from the coding sequence ATGGGGCTTAAGCGCGCGCTGTTCGACGCGGCCGCCGGGGCGGCGTCGTCCCTTCTCGGTCTCAAGCGCGCCCATCGCCTGTCCTGCGCGCTGGCCGAGCTCGTCGACCCGGTCCACGAGGTCCGCGTCGGCCAGTCCGTGCTCCGCCTGCATTGCCCCAACGAGCTGACCTTGAGCCGCGCGCGCACCTTTTTCGAGAAGGAGCCGGAGACCCTGGAATGGATCGACGGGTTCGCGCCCGGCGAGACCCTCTTCGACGTCGGCGCCAACGTCGGGCTGTACTCCCTCTACGCGGCGGCGCGCGGCGCGCGCGTGTACGCCTTCGAGCCGGAATCCCAGAACTACGCCCTGCTCAACCGGAACGTCTACCTGAGCGGGCAGACCGACCGCGTGACCGCGCTCAACATCGCCCTCTCCGACAGGGACTCCCTCGGGCGCATCAGCCTGCCGCGCTTCATGCCCGGCGCCGCGCTCAACAACTTCGGCGAGAGCCTCGATTGGAAGCGGGAGCGCTACAGCCCCGCCTTCACCCAAGGCGTCGTCGCCTTCTCGCTCGACTCGTTCCTCGCGCGCTTCCCGGAGGCGTTCCCCGCCCACCTCAAGATCGACGTCGACGGCGCCGAGATCAAGATCGTCGAAGGCGCGGAGAAGACCCTGCGCGACCCGCGCCTGAAGACCTTGCTCGTCGAGATCAACGAGGACCTGCCCGAGGACCTCGCCATCGTCGAGCGGGCCCGCGCGGCGGGCTTCAGCGTGCGCCACAAGAAGCACTCCGAGATGATCGCCCGCTCCGAGTTCCGCCGCCTCTACAACTACGTCTTCGAACGCGGCAGCTGA
- a CDS encoding polysaccharide deacetylase family protein gives MSWTHSLWRTVARAAGRPSGRAGLRVLGYHAVGTVIPGDPYGLSVSPESFARQMEAVASGRFGKPVSLGGARLDGSAELAVTFDDGFRDALTAAAPVLARLSLPFSVCVTPGLLDAGRPHLSWPELKELALASGCEIGAHGLTHARLDGLGDADLAGELSGSRRRLEDALGRPVSVMTWPHGAASRRAAAAARAAGFTRAACSLYGLNEPEREPLLLKRVEVTGFDDERDFEGKASGAWDWFALRQGDPASR, from the coding sequence GTGAGCTGGACGCACTCGCTGTGGCGGACGGTCGCCCGCGCCGCGGGACGCCCCTCCGGCCGCGCCGGGCTGCGCGTCCTCGGCTATCACGCCGTCGGTACGGTCATCCCCGGTGATCCTTACGGACTGAGCGTCTCCCCGGAGTCGTTCGCGCGGCAGATGGAGGCGGTCGCCTCCGGACGGTTCGGCAAGCCCGTCTCGCTCGGCGGCGCGAGGCTCGACGGGAGCGCCGAGCTCGCCGTGACCTTCGACGACGGCTTCCGGGACGCGCTGACGGCCGCGGCGCCCGTCCTCGCGCGCCTGTCGCTTCCCTTCTCCGTCTGCGTCACGCCCGGCCTGCTCGACGCCGGCCGGCCGCATCTGTCCTGGCCCGAGCTCAAGGAGCTCGCGCTCGCTTCCGGCTGCGAGATCGGCGCCCACGGCCTCACGCACGCGCGCCTCGACGGGCTCGGAGACGCCGACCTCGCGGGCGAACTGTCCGGCTCGCGCCGCCGCCTCGAGGACGCCCTCGGCCGGCCCGTCTCGGTCATGACCTGGCCGCACGGCGCCGCCTCGCGCCGCGCCGCCGCGGCCGCGCGCGCCGCGGGCTTCACGCGCGCGGCCTGCTCGCTGTACGGCCTCAACGAGCCGGAGCGCGAGCCGCTGCTGCTGAAGCGCGTGGAGGTCACGGGCTTCGACGACGAACGCGACTTCGAAGGCAAGGCCTCCGGGGCCTGGGACTGGTTCGCCCTGCGCCAGGGCGACCCCGCGTCCCGATGA